DNA from Geobacillus vulcani PSS1:
GTCCTTTTTGAAATCCAACGTTTCATATCCCGCGGCGATGATGACGGATTTTGCTTGGATGACCGCTCCCGTTTTCGTATAAAAAATTGCTTTGTCTTTTTCTAGTTTTTTTCCGTTGATTTCGGTTTGTTCGAACAGGCGGACACCGCGGTTTTTGGCGTATTCAAGCAAGCCGATCGTCAGTTTGTATGGATTGACTTCGCCATCGTTTTTCGTCAGCATCGCCGCGGGCTTGCGGAACGGGTAGTGGCGGGCGATTTGCTCTTCCGTCCACCATTCGACGGCAAAGCCGTGTTTCTGGAGAGCGGCGTATTCGTTTTCCAACTTGCTTACATCTTCAGAAGAGCTGGCGTAATACAAACTGTCGCGGGTGACAAATTCGCAATCGAGCGGCAGCTTTCCGGCAGCCTGAGCGAGATCGCGGATGGCCTGTTCGCAAAGCTTGAGATGCCGGGCTGCGTACGCTTCGCCAAAACTGTTGATCAGCTCGAAAAACATTTTTTCCCCCAAGTATTGAATGAGGGCGGTGTTGACGGCCGTGCTCCCATGTCCCGCTTTTCGCTTGTCGACGACGACGATGTCGAGGTCGGTGTCACTCAGGAAGTAGGCGCATTGGGCGCCCGAGGTACCTGCGCCAATAATGAGTACATCGCAGTCAATATCTTCCTCCAAGACCGGGTAGCTCGGCGGGGCTGGCAAGGTGGTGGGCCAGTACAATTTGCCGGATTGT
Protein-coding regions in this window:
- a CDS encoding NAD(P)/FAD-dependent oxidoreductase, with protein sequence MNLQSGKLYWPTTLPAPPSYPVLEEDIDCDVLIIGAGTSGAQCAYFLSDTDLDIVVVDKRKAGHGSTAVNTALIQYLGEKMFFELINSFGEAYAARHLKLCEQAIRDLAQAAGKLPLDCEFVTRDSLYYASSSEDVSKLENEYAALQKHGFAVEWWTEEQIARHYPFRKPAAMLTKNDGEVNPYKLTIGLLEYAKNRGVRLFEQTEINGKKLEKDKAIFYTKTGAVIQAKSVIIAAGYETLDFKKDRNAVLTSTYAVVTNPVDDFSSWYNRTLIWETARPYIYMRTTADNRVIIGGLDEDTTYADERDAKLIHKRDQLIAEFNQRFPTINVQPEFYLGAYYAGTHDGLPIIGVYDEYPNCYFVYAYGDNGAVYSMVLAKCLRDWIAAGQSDDAQLYLPERPLASTLRP